ACGATATTAGTATTTCGCCACGCGTAAATTTTACTTGGGAGTATGGCGACATCCTTACCGTAAACCCCTCATATAACTTTAGGTACAACCAAACCAACTACACCAACTACACCATAAACTCGGCAAGCAATACAACCCACGAGCTTAGTTTACGTACCACATCCTACTGGCCAAAGCATTTTGTTTTTGGTAACGATTTTGGGTACAACTACAACTCCAATTTAGGTAGTGGGTTTAGGAACGATTTTTACTTGTGGAATACCAGTATTGGCTACAACTTTTTAAACGATAAATTACTTTTTAAAGTAAAGGTGTACGATGTGCTTAACCAAAACTTAGGTACCTCCAGAACGATTACGGCAACTTCGGTTTTCGACCAAGAAAATATTGTATTAAAACGTTACGTAATGTTTTCGCTTACGTATAAAATCCAAAAGTTTGGAGCTAAAAAAACAGAAGATAATGCCAACAGGTTTTGGTGGTTTTAAAGTATAAACGAAATATAAAAAACAAGAACGGATAATATTGTAAAACACAAAAGCAGTTACCTGATTAGTAACTGCTTTTTGTGTTGTTATTTTTATTATTTGTTTACCAGCTTCCGCCTGCACCACCGCCACTAAAGCCGCCGCCGCCGAAGCCTCCTCCGAAACCGCCACCGCCAAAACCACCTCCTGAACTGCCACCGCCGAAGCCTCCGCTACGCCCAAGACTACTTAGTATTAGTATATCGGTTAGTGTGTTGCCAAAACCACCACCCCTACCGCCACGACCTCCGCCGCCACGTCGTGAAATGGATGATATTATAAATATAATCAGAATAATAAAAAAGATTACGGCACCTACGGGGAAACCGTTGCCTTTTTTGGCATCAGCTTTATATTCGCCCTGCATTACCTGCATAATAGCCGTAGTACCCTTATCTATACCAGCGTAATAATTACCTGCTTTAAATTCGGGCTTAATATCATTTTCAATAATAAGTTTAGATGTTGCATCGGTTAAAAGGTGCTGTGTACCATCGCCTGTTGCTATAAACATCTCCCTATCATTAAATGCTATTAACAAAAGTATACCATTATCTTTGCCTTCTTGCCCTATACCCCAAGTATCGGCAATATCAAAAGCATATTTCCAAGTAGCTTCATTTCCCGTTGTAGGTACAGCAACTACAACTATTTGGGTAGATGTTGTATCGGCATAACGAATAAGTTTTTGCTCAATACTTTTGCTTTCACTTTCGGTTAAAATGTTAGTTCCAAAATCGTAATAACTAGTTTGTTTGGATGGTTTTTCAGGAATTTTTACCGTTTGCCCTACTACCGAAAAGGAAACAAGCAGTATTAGCAGTAATAAATAACCTTGTATATTTTTAACTTTTTTCATTTAGCTCTTAGAAATTTCATTAGAAAGCTCATTCTCATCATCATCTTGGTACGGAAAATATTTTTTGAGGCGTTCTCCTGCTTTTAATATCCCATCTACAAGCCCCTCTTT
The Flavobacterium litorale genome window above contains:
- a CDS encoding TPM domain-containing protein produces the protein MKKVKNIQGYLLLLILLVSFSVVGQTVKIPEKPSKQTSYYDFGTNILTESESKSIEQKLIRYADTTSTQIVVVAVPTTGNEATWKYAFDIADTWGIGQEGKDNGILLLIAFNDREMFIATGDGTQHLLTDATSKLIIENDIKPEFKAGNYYAGIDKGTTAIMQVMQGEYKADAKKGNGFPVGAVIFFIILIIFIISSISRRGGGGRGGRGGGFGNTLTDILILSSLGRSGGFGGGSSGGGFGGGGFGGGFGGGGFSGGGAGGSW